The following are from one region of the Canis lupus familiaris isolate Mischka breed German Shepherd chromosome 30, alternate assembly UU_Cfam_GSD_1.0, whole genome shotgun sequence genome:
- the OR4K2 gene encoding olfactory receptor family 4 subfamily K member 2, which produces MDAANKSVSEFVLLGLSKSWELQLFFFMVFSLFYVATIIGNSLIVITVIADSHLHSPMYFLLTNLSVLDMSLASFATPKMVTDYLTGHKTISFDGCITQIFFLHLFTGTEIILLMAMSFDRYIAICKPLRYASVISPWVCVALVVASWIVGVMHSMSQVIFALTLPFCGPNEVDSFFCDLPVVFQLACVDTYVLGLFMISTSGIIALSCFIILFNSYVIVLVTIKHHSSKGSSKALTTCTAHFIVVLMFFGPCILIYMWPLNSFLIDKILSVFYTIFTPILNPVIYTLRNQEVKTAMRKLKNRLLNPNKTTPLHYF; this is translated from the coding sequence ATGGATGCGGCCAATAAGTCTGtttctgaatttgttttgctGGGACTCTCTAAATCCTGGGAACTACAGCTGTTTTTCTTCATGGTGTTTTCACTGTTTTATGTGGCAACAATCATTGGTAATAGCCTCATAGTCATCACAGTTATAGCCGACTCTCACCTACACTCTCCTATGTATTTCCTGCTTACTAACCTTTCTGTTCTTGATATGTCACTTGCTTCCTTTGCCACCCCTAAGATGGTTACAGACTACCTCACTGGACATAAAACTATCTCCTTTGATGGCTGTATCACCCAGATATTTTTTCTACACCTTTTTACTGGTACTGAGATAATTTTACTTATGGCCATGTCCTTTGATAGGTATATTGCAATATGCAAACCTCTCCGCTATGCTTCAGTCATAAGTCCCTGGGTGTGTGTTGCCCTCGTGGTGGCTTCCTGGATTGTGGGAGTCATGCATTCAATGAGCCAGGTCATATTTGCTCTCACATTACCATTCTGTGGTCCCAATGAAGTAGACAGCTTTTTCTGTGACCTTCCTGTGGTGTTCCAGCTGGCTTGTGTGGATACTTATGTTCTGGGCCTCTTTATGATCTCAACTAGTGGCATAATTGCCTTatcctgctttattattttattcaattcatATGTTATTGTCCTGGTTACTATCAAACATCATTCTTCAAAAGGATCATCTAAGGCTCTTACTACGTGCACAGCTCATTTCATTGTTGTCCTTATGTTTTTTGGGCCATGCATTCTTATCTATATGTGGCCACTAAACAGTTTTCTTATAGATAAGATTCTGTCTGTGTTTTATACCATCTTCACTCCCATTCTGAACCCAGTAATATATACCTTAAGGAATCAAGAAGTGAAGACAGctatgaggaaactgaaaaataGGCTTCTAAATCCCAACAAGACAACtcctttgcattatttttag